TCCATATAAGATCACGTAAAATTAACAATCCtacgaaacaaaatcaatccagtccacaacaacaaaccaaagATTCGgatgttgttattattgatgatgatgaaacctCTAGCACCGTAATTGAAGAAGATTCAtccaattcatcaacatcgaatgaatcgattgaattagTATACTCATACATGAAAGATACTAATTCGATGGCAAAAGAATCCAACAATGAaatattaatcaatgatgatcatggtgAACATTCAGcaacaaatattgatgaatcgaATAAGAATGATGGCTGGATACAATATGTTAATTCACCAACgacaaattcaatcatggatgatgatggtaaaatttcatcattaaaatcaaatgttttaatTGAAGATGTATCCAATGAACCATCGAATAATAGTTCAGATGTAGAAGTTGTACCATTAATTATTGCACCAGAAATTTCTAATAacgaaaaatcatcatcatcattaacacaGATTCAAAccgaattgattgaattggcAGAGATTtctatcgatgatgataatgatgatcaagatgatggtaaagtttcaatttcaacattgGTCAAACCTGAACAATTAAAATCCAATGTTGAATCGATTCCaattgacgatgataataatcaacaacaaaaatatgatcaaataattgaaacaatatcattagatgatgataatatggaCAATTCAAAACAAGAATCTTCAAActcaacaacgacaacagtgTTGGATACCGATGAAAAGtctttcattcaacaacaacaacaatccaaaCCGGTAGAATCTAATTCTGGACAGTTAGAAGAGAAAATGGATGAAGAAATTGTTATCATTTCAGATTCGCCATTGGAAAAATCCGACAATGTTTCAGTTGCCGAGAAAACAGCATCACccgataaacaacaacaacaaccatcagatgaatcattatcgaaTATGATAGTGGATGAATCTTCACAAGAATCTTCGACAACTTCAAAACAATATGAACCAATTGATtattccatttcatcatcaccatcgaaaaaatcatcgataaCTTTTCTATCAAGATCGATGGCAATGTTACGTGCTGTTTCAAATTCCTTCCAAACAATAGGAACATCTCCTTCATCAATGGATAAAAGAGAGTCACCAAAAACTGCTTctagtggtggtggcggtggtacACAACGTGCATCAGTAATGTTAAGTGCAGCTAAAGAGAATTTTACGAAATCATTAGGATCTAAAAATGTAATGGAAATATCACCAACTAAAgccgataataataatgattcatcaaatgatgataataatgttgataatttggTTGTTCAGCCGAAAAAATCTATATTACGTACACCAAGTAATGGTAAGTTTATCATTGTTCAATATCATtagaaaaatgtttgattttgattattgatggtTGTCtgggaaatttttcttttttttctattgatcAAATAGACAATTCAACTTTGTCAACCAAAAAGAAACGTGTAATATTTTCCGAACCAGTTGTAAGCGATGAATTAGTATTTGATTGTTCATCACCTTTTCTTTTATCATTGGTTTCAAATGCTGGAAAACAACCACCAACGATTAGTGGTGTTAAACGATCTAGATCTAATCtgacatcattttcaattggatccattattgatgataatcaaccaTCACCATCGATTATAACGACGGCATATCAGGAAGTAGATATGGATAAAACATCTAACAATGATTTGAacaatgatattgaaaacGTTGATACGGCAtccaatgaacaaaatatcaATGAAGATAATGGTAGTAACAGCAGCAAGAGTAACAGTGGAAATTCGAAACGACGAAAACTACAACATCAAAAAGCAACATTagaagataatgatgatggtagtgaATATTCATTGCGACAACAatcacatgatgattattttcaaacaatgttcaattcttcatcaaattcaGCACTTAAAAATGGTAGCCATCCATGTTCAACAAGTGAATCGAATTTCGATTCAAAACCTGATTGGATCACACatggttatgatgattatgatgatgatgatgacaatgattatgatgatttctatttttcaGCATCTAAATGTATAACAGAATACCAAGATCAACGACAAAGTTTTGAGGTAGTTATTATTTTGACATTTAATCAATGGGAATTATGATTTAGCCTtaatatattgttttttaacctttactgttttttttgttctaaaGGATAAAGATTCCAATTCTTCCAATAGTAATGATAGTAATGAGAAGatttcttcaacaacaaaaacaacgataacATTATCCggggataatgatgattcggaAAAATTGACTcccacaacagcaacagcaacgacATCAATATCGccgaatgaatcaaattcagaTGCTAATAGtaatgaaataattgattcaaatgaattggtTTTACTTGAAGCATGTACACAGAATGAATTTCAACCAAtacatcaacaaacaacaagttCGCAAGATGATCTTGAAGATATGAgaaaatatattgataatttatcGAATATATCACCAATTAAAAATACCAgcaatgaatcatcaaataacgATGTAATAATGATTGCGGATAACTGTTGTCAAGATGATGTAAatgtgatgattgataaaaatgaatcaaaaatcaataatcaagagaatgacgatgacgatgaggatgatgaaatgGTCAACATAAAAATACCATTGAAATTGgcaagaaaattttccaattatcTTATCACCTATATCAAgatgcatgatgatgaaaagaaaaagactaaattatcatctgatgatcaatcaaaaccacaacaacaacaatgatgatgatgattataaaaaaaaatcaaatgtgcCTATATAGGAAACAGAcataactttttttcaatatataacaGATTttatatacaacaacaacaagtgtaTCAACCATTTTAGTAATTACCAAttgtttaatcattttttttcgtttcgtttcttaataatttttcatcatacaaatttcttttgtcatttataaatttcgataataaaaacacaaacacacacacacatacagagcTTATTGTCAGAAGCTATAgcgaaattgaaaaatttgcatgaataaaaaaagggGAAAGTTTCTCAtagttcgaaaaaaaaaatttttttttttgatttgaatcaaaattttttttttgtttgaaagtaaaaaaaacgtgcGAAAATTGTCTATGGgatatcgttttttttttttttttggttcctgggtaaaaaaaaggtttAGTTCGAATTTCGTACAAATTCGATTAAAAATTCGATTTCCAATGCTAGAGGGTTGtatctttcgtttttttttctctctctctctcccttcAATTGAATGTGGAATAAAAGATTCGTTATACGTTTGGCTCCTCccaacacacaaacaaatcatcatagtGGTTTCTGCagttattatttgttgtaaagaaaaaaaatgatcattctttaattttcaatcattggaaatttttttttttcattaaattaattttggaacaaaaaaaaatatggcaaatcatcatcgtggtCGAAGTCGTGGCCGTTGTTCTCGTGGCCGTGGTTCCATTGTATTGATGGATAATAAACAATcgacgaatgatgatgatcgtaatTGATTCtctaatttgaatgatttattaaactaattttttatattaatatCCCTTATGATTTTAgattatgaaattgaaaaaattgctgATTATCGTATTATTAATGGCCAACAGGTTGTATTCCAGGTGAAATGGGTTGGCTACCCAGGCATGACCTGGGAGCCATTCCATAATCTGGATAATTGTTGGCCAATTTTAGccgatttctttttttctttatatcaaaaatcaaaaatcgattattattgtttgatgaaattaataaattttaaaaaatgaaatttttattgattatgggtgtgtgtgtgtgtgtgagtgtgggTGTTTTAACACTTTGATGACCATTAAGGGTTTTGGGTTCgcaaaccagaaaaaaacgcGAAACCAGCCCTCTTTTCGTGGATGAATATATGCTACCTTCATATCGAAAACATACACACggaggtgtgtgtgtgtgtgtgtgtgcgtgcgtGTCTGTCTCTCATATTTCGTCGTCTTTGTTGTGTTCACACTACTTATCATTTTGGCTGTGTGAAAATAGTGCTGGTGAATAGAGTCGATAGTTTTGAACCCTGAAatttcgaataataattgtgcACTTgatttaaccaaaaaaaaaaaaaaaacgaaaaaaaattttccgtaaaaaggaaatgaaattttttttcttcttcggtaagaaaaaaacctaacacttttttttgcatccatacaaaaaaaacccgcCTCAATTCGTTTTTCTTGACTTTTTTTAGTGGTTCTGGTGGCATGATGCAATTGTTGAACGATGTTATTTACACAATTTTCAATactactacaacaacaacattatcttGTGGcataatcgaatttttttttcgaattttgtATCCATCATGgtttgtgtatatatattaaatataaattaaCATGTAAAACTGATCggattcaatcattttatttgattgtttgtagAGCAGTACtctttgattttgatcaatggAACGAACAAtggaatcaatgaaaacattgaaaaaatcaacaatttctGTATCGCAAAATTGTcgacaaccacaacaacaacaacaacaacgacgacgacgtgGACGTGgacgtcgtcatcattttacaatgagaaaatcatcaaaattctatgatgaaaatcgtaagtataaaattaataaatcggaaaaaattaatcatctttttcttttttttttcttaattttttatattcatacaTGTccttgttattgttattcacAACACTGGCGAAAAATACCATTCACAAATGAATAGGATATGAAGTTTCCAGAATCATTAAACATCGACAAAATTTTACCGGaaagattgaatttttaatcgaATGGACTGGTTATCATACTAAAACATGGGAACCATTTGAAAATCTTGATCGATGTAAACAATTGTTGAGAGAATATCTGGATTATTTTCGATTGAATAACCAATTAGATGATGAAAGTTTTTCACAATTTGTATATCGTATTTTGGGCAGACAgacaaaatatttaaatttttttctccatttctcaacaacaacaagatcaaaaatacaaacaccaacaccaacaaaaaaacattatttggttgatgattttaaaaaatcaaattttcaaaaattttaatgaaaaatgaacccttttcacattcaatgtttcaaaatttgagattttaaatttcaaaataaaataaaaaaattgattacatgacctaaattcaaatttcattttgcatTCAAAcacttgttgttttcatttgaatgaagCTCATCTTACACATTCACGTAATGCGCATATTCCATgattgttggtttttttataGGACCTGGTTGCAACACCACCACCCGATTATTAAACTTGTTTGCACAACATTCGAATCCATTTAATAGTTCAACAGGTTCgatttttgattctgttttgtttgaaaatgttcCTAGAttccagaaataaaaaaaatgatgtaatCATCTACTGTATGGATCATTACAAtcgaaagaaattgaaaacaaaaaaatccatcatcatcatcatcattttcaatgtcatttttatttaattggTTTTGTtatgaccagaaaaaaacttggatATTCAGTTTtagaccaccaccattaaccataataataataatcatggtttttttatggctataaattgatttttttttttttcttttttctttttttttttttgtcttttaaAAAACTTCACGCCAAATTACAAATGTTATATTATGTTTTATTAATAACCAAAACgttaattatgatgatgatgatgatgatatcaatcACAAATGACAGCCATTAACGAAattgaggaaaaaaacaaacaaataacgaTTATGGACATCCATATGggcatgatgatcatttttaccAAAAACCCATTTGGTTTATCTCGAAACacgaaaacagaaaaaaaaacttgaatcgagggttttatttttccagttttttggtttgtttttttttcactgtcgtttaaaaatgatgacgaaaatcaatggatgaaaaaaaatggcttgGTTGACCTGAAATTCATGCGCCgttcaaataaattcattttcataataccttgatgatttatgatgaaatgaatggttGGATGTCCATCATTTCATTgcataataatgtttttttttt
This is a stretch of genomic DNA from Dermatophagoides farinae isolate YC_2012a chromosome 2, ASM2471394v1, whole genome shotgun sequence. It encodes these proteins:
- the LOC142598204 gene encoding chromobox protein homolog 5-like; this translates as MANHHRGRSRGRCSRGRGSIVLMDNKQSTNDDDHYEIEKIADYRIINGQQVVFQVKWVGYPGMTWEPFHNLDNCWPILADFFFSLYQKSKIDYYCLMKLINFKK
- the LOC142597338 gene encoding uncharacterized protein LOC142597338; its protein translation is MERTMESMKTLKKSTISVSQNCRQPQQQQQQRRRRGRGRRHHFTMRKSSKFYDENRYEVSRIIKHRQNFTGKIEFLIEWTGYHTKTWEPFENLDRCKQLLREYLDYFRLNNQLDDESFSQFVYRILGRQTKYLNFFLHFSTTTRSKIQTPTPTKKHYLVDDFKKSNFQKF
- the LOC124497117 gene encoding uncharacterized protein LOC124497117 is translated as MMEMMNTSSSSSLSSSQSTTTTTNIMTRKQASKLKQSLKIFSSLNSNNSDSFVCENNEMIFKKNSTQQDDNSQNNDADDELNTGVSNNEKNSSKQTTIITNTLNVINSNNNNIRQQENFFRTTQLILQPSTSSSSSSSMRFSVTPLCNDDDESNKETGFVNNNNDDEDNVEQQQQQQINCRRRRSLNSFSVVALSSPSSHTTITTTSTATVTVTTSASSSSFSHSLSTELLTNNDNNSCDNNDQMSMTSKILNNNNDNDENHSTQIMKINGDDDHMVDSDLNNILNKTTGNHQNMNEENKTLKNIDDLITSPILNKLSSSRLNNDEMLKSKSVQSSSSNLAGLNFEDDENDDYNCVDTDDDKKSESISNENESKNSSMDPTANVEVVDDDDNNNKNGCTQKYSVITSELSSPKINNNNNNDQLQSNSTSSSSSYWLGGSPRALAMLKAASQKDSTTTTTTLSLSEESSSSSSDNSNQNLGSFGIRMTKKMPPQPLLERSHSLQSSPSYSRGSALLKALQNQLKTTLNTTSPTLKSVDTVFPSCSNSNNNSIMEQITPTKSVSSKSILKSPNGSSATKKKKMVLFTEPVVSNKCYFDISSSTLSSSSNNNMINTINKSNVSSKRKKLDLLPLVVNDNNDKDGDNKTISKMEKSEESICKKLRTDCDENKVDDHFHIRSRKINNPTKQNQSSPQQQTKDSDVVIIDDDETSSTVIEEDSSNSSTSNESIELVYSYMKDTNSMAKESNNEILINDDHGEHSATNIDESNKNDGWIQYVNSPTTNSIMDDDGKISSLKSNVLIEDVSNEPSNNSSDVEVVPLIIAPEISNNEKSSSSLTQIQTELIELAEISIDDDNDDQDDGKVSISTLVKPEQLKSNVESIPIDDDNNQQQKYDQIIETISLDDDNMDNSKQESSNSTTTTVLDTDEKSFIQQQQQSKPVESNSGQLEEKMDEEIVIISDSPLEKSDNVSVAEKTASPDKQQQQPSDESLSNMIVDESSQESSTTSKQYEPIDYSISSSPSKKSSITFLSRSMAMLRAVSNSFQTIGTSPSSMDKRESPKTASSGGGGGTQRASVMLSAAKENFTKSLGSKNVMEISPTKADNNNDSSNDDNNVDNLVVQPKKSILRTPSNDNSTLSTKKKRVIFSEPVVSDELVFDCSSPFLLSLVSNAGKQPPTISGVKRSRSNLTSFSIGSIIDDNQPSPSIITTAYQEVDMDKTSNNDLNNDIENVDTASNEQNINEDNGSNSSKSNSGNSKRRKLQHQKATLEDNDDGSEYSLRQQSHDDYFQTMFNSSSNSALKNGSHPCSTSESNFDSKPDWITHGYDDYDDDDDNDYDDFYFSASKCITEYQDQRQSFEDKDSNSSNSNDSNEKISSTTKTTITLSGDNDDSEKLTPTTATATTSISPNESNSDANSNEIIDSNELVLLEACTQNEFQPIHQQTTSSQDDLEDMRKYIDNLSNISPIKNTSNESSNNDVIMIADNCCQDDVNVMIDKNESKINNQENDDDDEDDEMVNIKIPLKLARKFSNYLITYIKMHDDEKKKTKLSSDDQSKPQQQQ